The Prionailurus viverrinus isolate Anna unplaced genomic scaffold, UM_Priviv_1.0 scaffold_35, whole genome shotgun sequence genome window below encodes:
- the NAGS gene encoding N-acetylglutamate synthase, mitochondrial — MATARVAWALRATSVGGRLRGPRGTGGARRLSGSARRRAARGTSPGRRLSTAWAPAQPAREAAGDDTHSPAAEEPEWTPPPAPPLPPEPPGRAAGRSLVQRDIQAFLNQCGASPGEARHWLTQFQTCYHSADRPFAVIEVDEEVLKCRQAVTSLAFALAFLQRMDMKPLVVLGLPAPTAPSGCLSFWEAKAQLAQNCKVLVDELRHNAATAVPFFGGGSVLSAAEPAPHASYGGIVSVETDLLQWCLESGSIPILCPIGETTARRSVLLDSLEVTAALAKALQPTKIIFLNTTGGLRDSSQKVLSNVNLPADLDLVTNAEWVSTKERQQMRLIVHVLSRLPHHSSAVITAASTLLTELFSNKGSGTLFKNAERMLRVRSLDSLDQGRLVNLVNASFGKKLRDDYLASLRPRLHSVYVSEGYNAAAILTTEPVLGGTPYLDKFVVSSSRQGQGSGQMLWECLRRDLQTLFWRSRVTNPINPWYFKHSDGSFSNKQWIFFWFGLADIRDSYELVNHAKGLPDSFCKPASDPGS; from the exons ATGGCGACGGCGCGGGTGGCCTGGGCCCTGCGAGCCACCTCTGTGGGCGGAAGGCTGCGCGGTCCCCGAGGCACCGGGGGCGCCCGGAGACTGAGTGGCAGCGCGCGACGGCGGGCGGCCAGGGGCACCAGCCCGGGCCGCCGGCTCAGCACCGCCTGGGCGCCCGCCCAGCCCGCGCGAGAAGCGGCCGGGGACGATACCCACTCGCCTGCCGCGGAGGAGCCTGAGTGGAcaccgccccccgcgcccccgctGCCCCCCGAGCCCCCCGGGCGCGCGGCCGGCCGCTCGCTGGTGCAGCGGGACATCCAGGCCTTCCTGAACCAGTGCGGGGCCAGCCCCGGGGAGGCGCGCCACTGGCTCACGCAGTTCCAGACCTGCTACCACTCCGCGGACAGGCCCTTCGCGGTCATCGAG GTGGACGAGGAGGTCCTCAAGTGCCGGCAGGCGGTAACCAGTCTGGCCTTCGCCCTGGCATTCCTGCAGCGCATGGACATGAAGCCGCTAGTCGTCCTCGGGCTGCCGGCTCCCACGGCGCCCTCTGGCTGCCTCTCCTTCTGGGAGGCCAAGGCACAGCTTGCCCAGAACTGCAAGGTGCTGGTGGATGAGCTGCGGCACAACGCTGCCACTGCCGTGCCTTTTTTTGGTGGCGGGTCGGTGCTGAGCGCGGCTGAGCCAGCCCCACATGCCAG CTATGGCGGCATCGTTTCGGTGGAGACCGACCTGCTACAGTGGTGCCTGGAATCGGGCAGCATCCCCATCCTGTGCCCCATCGGGGAGACGACCGCACGGCGCTCCGTGCTCCTCGACTCGCTGGAGGTGACCGCGGCTCTAGCCAAGGCGCTCCAGCCCACCAAAATCATCTTCCTCAATACCACAGGCGGCCTGCGCGACAGCAGTCAAAAG GTCCTGAGTAATGTGAACCTGCCCGCCGATCTGGACCTGGTGACCAACGCTGAGTGGGTGAGCACCAAAGAACGGCAGCAGATGCGGCTCATCGTGCACGTGCTCAGCCGCCTGCCGCACCACTCCTCTGCCGTCATCACCGCCGCCAGCACACTACTCACCGAGCTCTTCAGCAACAAGG GGTCTGGGACCCTGTTCAAGAACGCTGAGCGGATGCTGCGAGTGCGCAGCCTGGACAGCCTGGACCAGGGCCGCCTAGTGAACCTGGTCAACGCCAGCTTCGGCAAGAAGCTCCGGGACGACTACTTGGCCTCGTTGCGCCCGCGGCTGCACTCTGTCTACGTCTCTGAGGG GTACAACGCGGCCGCCATTCTGACCACGGAGCCCGTACTGGGGGGCACCCCCTATCTAGACAAGTTTGTGGTGAGCTCCAGCCGCCAGGGCCAAGGCTCCGGGCAGATGTTGTGGGAGTGCCTGCGGCGGGACCTGCAGACGCTTTTCTGGCGCTCCCGGGTCACCAACCCCATCAATCCCTG GTACTTCAAACACAGTGATGGCAGCTTCTCCAACAAGCAGTGGATCTTCTTCTGGTTTGGCCTGGCTGACATCCGGGACTCTTATGAGCTGGTCAACCATGCCAAGGGGCTGCCCGACTCCTTCTGCAAGCCGGCTTCTGACCCAGGCAGCTGA